From a single Gadus morhua chromosome 3, gadMor3.0, whole genome shotgun sequence genomic region:
- the LOC115540744 gene encoding B-cell lymphoma/leukemia 11A-like has protein sequence MSRRKQGKPQHLSKRDFTPEPVSGVLAEEELLDPPRLGEALKGDPDLLTCGQCHARFPLADILLFIQHKRRQCQGRLCNDKQAPDRPPASPVGSPLSTASPLARRPPQHPMQHLMQHPQHPRRACHPVDAASQVSPYARDCLSAPTQGIIPKQEVMTGKQHGRRRRRRTV, from the exons ATGTCTCGCCGTAAGCAGGGCAAGCCGCAGCACTTGAGCAAACGGGACTTTACGC cgGAGCCGGTGTCGGGCGTCCTGGCAGAAGAGGAGCTCCTGGACCCCCCCAGGCTGGGGGAGGCCCTGAAGGGGGACCCCGACCTGCTGACCTGTGGCCAGTGCCATGCCCGCTTCCCCCTGGCCGACATCCTGCTCTTCATCCAGCACAAGCGCCGCCAGTGCCAGGGCCGCCTCTGCAACGACAAGCAGGCCCCCGACcggccccccgcctcccccgtgGGCTCCCCGCTGTCCACCGCCTCCCCGCtcgcccgccgccccccccagcaccccatGCAGCACCTCATGCAGCACCCGCAGCACCCGCGCCGGGCCTGCCACCCCGTGGACGCCGCCTCGCAGGTGTCGCCGTACGCCCGGGATTGTTTATCCGCCCCCACACAAGGAATAATCCCCAAGCAGGAAGTCATGACAGGtaaacaacatggccgccgccgccgccgccgcaccgTGTAA